From a region of the Methanobrevibacter thaueri genome:
- a CDS encoding succinate dehydrogenase/fumarate reductase iron-sulfur subunit, giving the protein MKVMIKIDGELQTFDYDGDINISVITLLERWGRPIEYSCSCLQGICGACAMVINSEPKLACKTFLNEEKTVIENSEITIEPLSKFPLIKDLKVDRSILFDAMEDCELWLESDSTYHPKDLDFEYEMSLCLMCGCCTEVCPNYKLGDFVGAPVAVSASKLVNQESDKDHLKSLKKNYKKRFFSHCVKSTSCEDVCPMGIPTQRAISKMNRKSVWRIWQLLNRD; this is encoded by the coding sequence ATGAAGGTAATGATTAAAATTGACGGAGAGCTTCAGACATTCGACTACGACGGCGACATAAACATATCCGTCATCACCCTGCTTGAAAGGTGGGGCCGTCCAATCGAATATTCCTGCAGCTGCCTTCAGGGAATCTGCGGTGCATGTGCAATGGTCATCAATTCAGAGCCTAAACTCGCATGCAAAACATTTCTAAATGAGGAAAAGACAGTCATTGAAAACAGCGAGATTACCATCGAGCCCCTTTCCAAGTTTCCGCTAATCAAAGACTTGAAAGTCGACAGGTCAATCCTTTTTGATGCGATGGAGGACTGCGAGCTATGGCTGGAAAGCGATTCAACATACCATCCGAAGGATTTGGATTTTGAATATGAAATGTCATTGTGCCTGATGTGCGGATGCTGCACAGAGGTTTGTCCAAATTACAAACTGGGAGATTTCGTAGGGGCCCCGGTTGCGGTTTCTGCATCCAAACTGGTCAATCAGGAAAGTGACAAGGATCACTTGAAAAGCCTGAAAAAGAACTATAAAAAAAGGTTTTTCTCACATTGCGTCAAGTCGACTTCCTGTGAGGACGTCTGTCCGATGGGAATACCAACCCAAAGGGCGATTTCAAAAATGAACAGGAAATCCGTATGGAGAATTTGGCAATTGTTGAATCGTGATTAA
- a CDS encoding DUF6677 family protein, protein MANPIIAAIASFLLPGLGQIYAGAIPRGIMFLIVTAVFYSIGYFSDGIYLIISLVVDTVYSLAVAYEAYKLAQG, encoded by the coding sequence ATGGCAAATCCAATTATTGCGGCAATAGCTTCATTTCTGCTTCCGGGATTGGGGCAGATCTATGCGGGAGCCATACCAAGAGGAATAATGTTCCTTATAGTTACTGCAGTATTCTATTCCATAGGTTATTTTTCAGATGGAATCTATCTGATTATATCTCTTGTGGTGGATACAGTCTATTCCCTGGCCGTGGCTTATGAGGCCTACAAATTGGCTCAGGGATAA
- a CDS encoding SAP domain-containing protein, translated as MTKKDKTSKVDEKQTNKALTAEEVSEKYTVPELKSILKENGLKVSGKKEDLVERVLPILNEDSSETSTVQVDDLTSQENDDLLSPALSMFGIDYEELPVKDKTIMGDNTTLKIYGFTQNGLSMSDFTMSMVASPDIDLKMNLPEVSYSNFEDTIFTFKDLDLSILIKTDSQSLEFSAIMDSLDIITESYYVNLKGLNLGFKSLPDNSICLDIDIDSFIYPDIDGTYINFENLSLNISIGLDGEILGITTNLPKLNLLNKNYRVDLSDLNLNITLPDLELSNLDLSILMSDFRYTNFDDVHVNMDNVNVSIEPIISDKVTVITRMDALDAAGLNSFDELFPMLDINEVNFKTPTNDLESPVTITSLMPLLDISKLGMSTIATLLSSGFDLDTYMSNLPGQFTGPSYGGAFDDPNAEASGFDLVGMFEKCDYSGLDAIKFNLTGLLDSADIDLSDFGIDASDYDFSNISLSELIDGLKDSEFVMTAMGILGKLSTIDFENLDFNGLISDFDAESFDISSLLESLNISSSDLATLIDTFSNFGDVFKNLDLSCLGAIELNLTGLLDSLGIDLSDFGIDTSGYDLSAISLAELIGLLSNLEIDMNTITTLLKLFGIELDGIDLDGLISSFDAENFDISSLLESLNLSSSDLADIIEMFTNSDIDFAGMMENLDLSCLGAIELNLTGLIISLGIDISELGIDLSDYDLSAISLAELIGLLSNLEIDMNLITSLLRLLGIELDDLDFDGLINSFDEENFDMSSLLGSLNLTDSDIDAMVDMFTKSDIDFEAIFKNCDYSTLDGMVLDLTGVAESLEIDVSEFDVDLSAITIAELAGILSDPDFDMTAITSKFDASTLGNLKLDGLVSSFDEENFDISGLLESLNLSGVDMSAMVDMFSNSDIDFAGIFENIDLSCLGAIELNLGGLIVSLGIDITDLGIDLSDYDLTAISLAELIGIFSNLEIDMNLIAAVLKLFGLELDDLDFDGLISSFDAENFDLSSLLESIDLGDLDISAIVDMFTNSDIDFAGIFENIDLSCLGAIELNLTGLIESIDMDLSELGIDLSDYDLSAISLAELIGVFSNLDFDMNTIFIMLKLFGIELDGLDLDGLINSFDEENFDLNSLLGSINIGDLDISAMVDMFTNPDMDFKEMFENIDLSSLGAIELNLTRLLDSADIDLADFGIDTSDYDLSAISLAELIDALSTSEFVMTVDAIISKLMDMDYDNLDFDGLISSFDAENFDISGLLESLNLSNFDISAIFGNFDMNGFDIAEILNSTLSMFLEKSIPESSNA; from the coding sequence ATGACTAAAAAAGATAAAACTTCAAAAGTCGATGAAAAACAAACTAATAAAGCATTAACCGCTGAAGAAGTATCTGAAAAATACACCGTTCCAGAATTAAAATCCATTTTAAAAGAAAACGGTTTGAAAGTTTCAGGCAAAAAAGAGGACCTCGTTGAAAGAGTTTTACCTATCTTAAATGAAGATTCAAGTGAAACATCTACCGTCCAAGTTGATGACTTGACCTCTCAAGAAAATGATGACTTATTAAGTCCTGCACTAAGTATGTTTGGAATAGATTATGAGGAATTACCTGTTAAAGACAAAACCATTATGGGAGATAATACTACATTAAAGATTTACGGATTTACTCAAAATGGTTTAAGCATGTCCGATTTTACTATGTCAATGGTAGCTTCTCCAGACATTGATTTGAAAATGAATCTTCCTGAAGTTTCCTATAGTAACTTTGAAGACACCATCTTTACATTCAAAGATCTTGATTTATCTATTTTGATTAAAACAGATTCACAAAGCCTTGAGTTTTCAGCGATTATGGATAGTTTAGATATAATAACTGAATCTTATTATGTTAATTTAAAAGGCCTTAATTTGGGCTTCAAATCCTTACCTGATAACAGCATATGTTTAGATATTGATATAGACAGCTTCATATATCCTGATATTGATGGCACATATATTAACTTCGAGAATCTCAGTCTTAACATATCAATCGGATTGGATGGAGAAATTCTCGGCATAACAACAAATTTACCTAAATTAAATCTTTTAAACAAAAACTATAGGGTAGACCTATCTGATTTAAATCTAAATATCACACTGCCTGATTTAGAATTATCAAATCTTGACTTATCCATATTAATGTCAGATTTCCGTTACACAAACTTTGATGACGTTCATGTAAATATGGATAATGTAAATGTATCAATTGAACCTATAATATCAGATAAGGTAACCGTAATTACCCGTATGGATGCTTTGGATGCAGCGGGCCTAAATTCATTCGATGAATTGTTCCCAATGTTAGATATTAATGAAGTGAACTTTAAAACTCCTACCAATGATTTGGAATCCCCCGTTACCATAACATCCCTTATGCCACTTTTAGATATTTCCAAACTAGGTATGTCCACAATTGCCACTCTTTTAAGTTCAGGATTTGACCTTGACACTTACATGAGCAATCTGCCAGGCCAATTTACTGGCCCTTCATACGGAGGCGCTTTTGATGACCCTAATGCAGAGGCCTCAGGCTTTGACTTAGTCGGCATGTTTGAAAAATGTGATTATTCAGGTTTAGATGCAATTAAGTTTAATTTAACCGGATTGCTTGATTCTGCAGATATTGATTTATCTGACTTCGGCATTGATGCATCAGACTATGACTTCTCTAACATTAGCTTGTCCGAACTTATTGATGGATTAAAAGATTCTGAATTTGTCATGACCGCTATGGGCATACTCGGAAAATTATCCACCATTGACTTTGAAAATCTTGATTTCAATGGTTTAATAAGTGATTTTGATGCAGAAAGCTTTGACATATCCAGTCTATTAGAAAGCCTTAACATATCTAGCTCTGATCTTGCCACTCTTATAGATACATTCAGTAATTTTGGTGACGTATTTAAAAACCTCGATTTATCATGTTTAGGAGCAATCGAACTCAATTTAACAGGATTACTTGATTCACTAGGAATTGACTTATCTGACTTCGGCATTGACACATCAGGATATGACCTATCTGCAATCAGCCTCGCAGAACTCATAGGTCTCTTAAGCAATCTTGAAATTGACATGAACACTATCACAACCCTGTTAAAATTATTCGGTATTGAATTAGATGGCATTGATTTGGATGGATTAATAAGCAGCTTTGATGCAGAAAACTTTGATATATCCAGCTTATTAGAAAGCCTTAACTTATCCAGTTCCGATCTCGCCGATATCATAGAAATGTTCACCAATTCAGACATCGACTTTGCAGGCATGATGGAAAACCTCGATTTATCCTGTTTAGGCGCAATCGAACTCAACTTAACCGGATTAATTATTTCACTAGGAATTGACATATCTGAGCTTGGCATTGACCTATCAGACTATGACCTATCCGCAATCAGCCTCGCAGAACTCATAGGTCTCTTAAGCAATCTTGAAATTGACATGAACCTAATTACATCCCTGTTAAGATTATTAGGCATTGAATTGGACGACCTTGATTTCGATGGCTTAATAAACAGTTTTGATGAAGAAAACTTTGACATGTCCAGCTTATTAGGTAGCCTTAACTTAACTGACTCCGATATTGATGCTATGGTAGACATGTTCACCAAATCAGACATTGACTTTGAGGCTATATTTAAAAACTGCGATTATTCAACTTTAGACGGCATGGTGCTCGATTTAACCGGAGTAGCTGAATCACTAGAGATTGACGTTTCTGAATTTGACGTTGACTTATCTGCAATCACCATCGCAGAACTTGCAGGTATCTTAAGCGATCCTGATTTCGACATGACCGCTATTACATCCAAGTTTGACGCATCCACCTTAGGCAATCTTAAATTGGATGGCCTAGTAAGCAGCTTTGATGAAGAAAACTTTGACATTTCCGGTCTATTAGAAAGCCTTAACCTATCTGGTGTAGACATGTCCGCTATGGTAGACATGTTCAGCAACTCAGACATCGACTTTGCAGGCATATTTGAAAACATCGATTTATCCTGTTTAGGCGCAATCGAACTCAATTTAGGTGGATTAATCGTTTCACTAGGAATTGACATAACTGACCTCGGCATTGACCTGTCAGACTACGACTTAACCGCAATCAGCCTCGCAGAACTCATAGGTATCTTTAGCAATCTTGAAATTGACATGAACCTCATTGCAGCCGTATTAAAATTATTCGGCCTTGAATTGGACGACCTTGATTTCGATGGCTTAATAAGCAGCTTTGATGCAGAAAACTTTGACTTATCCAGCCTATTAGAAAGCATAGACCTTGGTGACCTGGACATTTCCGCTATTGTAGACATGTTCACCAACTCAGACATCGACTTTGCAGGCATATTTGAAAACATCGATTTATCCTGTTTAGGCGCAATCGAACTCAACTTAACCGGATTGATTGAATCAATAGACATGGACTTATCTGAATTAGGCATTGACCTGTCAGACTATGATTTATCTGCAATCAGCCTCGCAGAACTTATAGGTGTCTTTAGTAATCTTGACTTTGACATGAACACTATCTTTATAATGTTAAAGTTATTCGGCATTGAATTAGATGGTCTTGATTTGGATGGCCTAATAAACAGTTTTGACGAAGAAAACTTTGACCTAAACAGTCTATTAGGAAGCATAAACATAGGTGACCTGGACATTTCCGCTATGGTAGACATGTTCACCAACCCTGATATGGACTTTAAAGAGATGTTTGAAAACATCGATTTATCATCTTTAGGTGCAATCGAACTCAACTTAACCAGATTACTTGATTCAGCAGATATTGATTTAGCTGACTTCGGCATTGACACATCAGACTATGATCTATCTGCAATCAGCCTCGCAGAACTTATTGATGCATTAAGCACATCCGAATTTGTCATGACCGTCGATGCAATTATCTCAAAATTAATGGATATGGACTATGATAATCTTGATTTCGATGGCTTAATAAGTAGCTTTGATGCAGAAAACTTTGACATATCCGGCCTATTAGAAAGCCTTAACCTATCCAATTTCGATATTTCTGCTATCTTTGGTAATTTCGATATGAATGGTTTTGATATAGCAGAGATCTTGAACAGCACACTAAGCATGTTCCTTGAGAAAAGTATTCCAGAATCTTCAAATGCTTAG
- a CDS encoding histone family protein: protein MAIPKAPVKRIIQNAGAERVSSDAVDALAEYLEEYAEEVSKDAVTYAKYAKRKTVKEEDVSLAVNSSKSSESPEEGKHNIVDVIKGVFDAVSEGQGIEDVIKSFMKK, encoded by the coding sequence ATGGCAATTCCTAAGGCTCCTGTTAAAAGGATTATTCAAAATGCTGGTGCTGAAAGAGTAAGTTCTGATGCAGTAGACGCATTAGCTGAATACTTAGAAGAATACGCAGAAGAAGTATCTAAAGATGCAGTTACATATGCAAAATATGCAAAAAGAAAAACTGTAAAAGAAGAAGACGTTTCTTTAGCAGTTAACAGTTCAAAATCTTCTGAATCTCCTGAAGAGGGCAAACATAATATTGTAGATGTGATTAAAGGAGTATTTGATGCCGTTTCAGAAGGACAAGGCATTGAAGACGTCATTAAATCATTTATGAAAAAATAA
- a CDS encoding FAD-binding protein translates to MVEIIVVGAGLAGLAASIRACDNGANVSMISPDYSERSQSVMAMGGINAALNTKGEDDSPSQHFTDTMNGGCEINNEKAVKRLTDDAPQIINWLERMGTSFSRDANGNVDMRNFGGQKKKRTVYAESKTGKQIVSALVSACRKRESKGKIKRFVGYRFLSLIFTDEDECCGVNCIHEDTEEIKSFIGDAVIIATGGYNSVFGKILGSTQNDGFTTAKLFTQGVRLANLEMVQYHPTSVNTPQKRMLITEAARGEGGRLFVMKDGKPWYFMKDFYPELADLMPRDVVSRSIFKVSDGGKKDVFLDLTPLDEHTVKVKLDEVYEICQSYLNINPMETPIPIFPAVHYFMGGIQTDENHKTNIKGLYAAGECSCQYHGANRLGGNSLLGAVHGGWISAENAVLEKPTGNVLNNINDELESFKSHNPKDKPLSDTLSEISQIMNEAMGIYRNEDGLRAALDRLENLDTEVNAKYYDYLKVKLLVVLSKASILSALARKESRGAHQRLDYPESDDNYKKSICAMYEDGEIVIK, encoded by the coding sequence ATGGTAGAAATCATCGTTGTTGGAGCGGGCCTTGCAGGATTGGCCGCATCAATAAGGGCATGTGACAATGGAGCAAATGTTTCAATGATATCCCCTGATTATTCCGAACGCTCACAGTCTGTAATGGCTATGGGCGGAATAAATGCAGCATTGAATACAAAAGGGGAGGACGACTCGCCAAGCCAGCATTTCACAGATACCATGAATGGAGGATGTGAAATAAATAACGAAAAGGCCGTGAAAAGGCTGACGGATGACGCTCCTCAAATCATCAATTGGCTTGAAAGGATGGGAACAAGCTTTTCCCGTGACGCCAACGGAAATGTCGACATGAGAAACTTCGGAGGCCAAAAGAAAAAACGAACGGTCTATGCCGAATCCAAAACTGGCAAGCAGATTGTCTCAGCCCTAGTAAGCGCATGCCGCAAAAGAGAATCCAAAGGCAAAATCAAGCGTTTTGTAGGGTACAGATTCCTGTCATTGATTTTTACCGATGAGGACGAATGCTGCGGCGTTAACTGCATACATGAGGACACAGAGGAAATCAAATCATTCATTGGCGATGCCGTTATCATAGCTACCGGAGGATACAATTCAGTCTTTGGAAAGATACTCGGATCCACACAGAACGACGGATTCACCACCGCAAAACTCTTCACACAGGGAGTCAGGCTGGCGAACCTTGAAATGGTCCAGTATCACCCGACATCAGTCAACACCCCTCAAAAGAGAATGCTGATAACTGAAGCTGCACGTGGCGAAGGGGGAAGGCTGTTTGTAATGAAAGACGGCAAGCCATGGTATTTCATGAAGGACTTCTATCCGGAGCTTGCAGACCTGATGCCGAGGGATGTCGTTTCAAGAAGCATATTTAAAGTCTCAGACGGCGGCAAAAAGGACGTTTTCCTTGACCTGACCCCTTTGGATGAGCATACAGTCAAGGTCAAGCTGGATGAGGTGTATGAAATCTGTCAGAGCTATCTGAACATTAATCCTATGGAAACTCCTATTCCGATATTTCCTGCAGTCCATTACTTCATGGGAGGAATCCAGACCGATGAAAACCATAAGACAAACATAAAGGGACTATATGCAGCGGGAGAATGCTCATGCCAGTATCACGGCGCAAACAGGCTGGGCGGAAATTCCCTGTTGGGAGCTGTCCATGGAGGATGGATTTCCGCAGAGAATGCCGTTTTGGAAAAGCCAACAGGAAATGTCCTCAATAATATCAACGATGAGTTGGAATCATTCAAATCCCATAATCCAAAGGACAAGCCATTATCTGACACATTAAGCGAAATTTCACAAATCATGAATGAGGCAATGGGAATCTACAGGAATGAGGACGGCTTGAGGGCCGCACTGGACAGGCTGGAGAATCTGGATACAGAGGTAAATGCAAAATATTATGATTATCTTAAAGTCAAACTGCTTGTTGTGCTTTCAAAGGCCAGCATCTTATCGGCACTGGCCAGAAAGGAATCAAGGGGAGCCCATCAGAGGCTTGATTATCCCGAAAGCGACGACAACTATAAAAAATCAATCTGCGCAATGTATGAGGATGGGGAGATAGTGATCAAATGA
- a CDS encoding stage II sporulation protein M — translation MNLIDKEFLNRNKKLLLIAFIIVFGSLIVGSIVGYFEAGDSYGEMSEMIAFSHEHNIKTNMSISENATSASEYFVHNFMVDIITMIGGILFSIFSVWNVLSSSFIAGHYIGQDFVFGLVSTLPHGIIEYIATVFALTIAFIITRREINIIKTRSFDGIKTDLKDIVILLVLDIIFLAIAAFIEAHVTPGIVSSVFGI, via the coding sequence ATGAACTTAATTGACAAAGAATTTTTAAATAGAAATAAAAAATTGCTATTAATAGCATTCATAATTGTATTCGGATCATTAATCGTAGGGAGCATTGTGGGATATTTTGAAGCTGGAGACAGCTACGGCGAGATGAGTGAAATGATTGCATTTAGCCATGAACACAATATCAAAACAAATATGAGCATTAGCGAAAATGCCACAAGCGCTTCTGAATATTTTGTCCATAATTTCATGGTAGACATCATTACAATGATTGGAGGAATATTATTTTCAATATTCTCTGTTTGGAATGTATTGTCAAGCAGTTTCATTGCAGGCCATTATATAGGACAGGACTTTGTATTCGGCCTTGTTTCAACACTTCCACATGGAATTATTGAGTATATTGCCACAGTATTTGCCTTAACCATAGCGTTCATCATAACACGCAGAGAAATAAACATCATCAAAACCAGAAGCTTTGACGGTATAAAAACCGATTTGAAAGACATAGTGATTCTATTGGTATTGGACATAATATTTCTGGCAATTGCCGCTTTCATAGAGGCTCATGTTACTCCAGGGATAGTCTCATCAGTGTTTGGAATTTAA